A genome region from Coffea arabica cultivar ET-39 chromosome 7e, Coffea Arabica ET-39 HiFi, whole genome shotgun sequence includes the following:
- the LOC113700394 gene encoding putative transcription factor bHLH086, whose amino-acid sequence MELVKDHAPKKSTLCLIRPHPHYENDQFREVSQNAFPGLYKIEEGSNSDKSTGIPRNFGVTSPSSLSSPSSTNSDGLGYQQGIKTLPEDGNSVINFRGVYGDFANAGGSLLSFDHSQNSFPRLITTQDDYSVWEDNLHFNYQNQLNNARCSTPNPRLLENSNNNQSSSSYASTSNGVPFGWHSTEVNANASKNNSIQDLGRQEACTSAKRPYTEESTQALKKQCASVTKTTALKSKSTPSKDPQSVAAKNRRERISERLKILQDLVPNGSKVDLVTMLEKAISYVKFLQLQVKVLATDEFWPAQGAKAPDLSQVKEAIDAILASQRDRNSSSSK is encoded by the exons ATGGAACTTGTCAAAGACCATGCACCTAAAAAGTCTACTTTGTGCTTAATTCGGCCCCATCCACATTATGAAAATGATCAGTTTAGAGAAGTTTCACAGAATGCTTTCCCAGGGCTTTACAAGATTGAAGAGGGCAGCAACTCAGATAAATCCACAGGAATCCCCAGGAACTTTGGTGTGACTAGCCCTTCTTCACTTTCCAGTCCAAGCAGCACGAATTCTGATGGATTAGGATATCAACAAGGCATAAAAACTCTACCTGAGGATGGGAATTCTGTGATCAACTTCAGAGGTGTTTATGGTGACTTCGCAAATGCGGGTGGATCTTTGCTCAGTTTTGATCATTCTCAGAACTCTTTTCCCAGATTAATTACTACCCAAGATGATTACTCAGTTTGGGAAGACAATTTGCACTTCAATTACCAGAACCAGCTGAATAATGCAAGGTGCAGTACCCCGAATCCCCGGCTGTTGGAGAATTCCAACAATAACCAATCCTCCAGCAGCTATGCATCCACAAGTAATGGGGTCCCATTTGGATGGCATAGCACAGAAGTCAATGCAAATGCCAGCAAGAATAATAGCATCCAGGATCTTGGAAGACAAGAGGCTTGCACGAGTGCTAAACGTCCCTATACG GAAGAGAGCACACAAGCATTGAAGAAGCAGTGCGCATCTGTTACAAAGACTACGGCCCTCAAATCAAAGTCAACCCCATCAAAGGACCCACAAAGCGTTGCAGCCAAG AATCGGAGAGAACGTATTAGCGAGAGGCTCAAGATACTACAAGATCTTGTCCCAAATGGCTCCAAG GTTGATTTAGTAACCATGTTAGAAAAGGCAATCAGTTATGTCAAGTTTCTTCAGTTGCAAGTGAAG GTTTTGGCTACAGATGAGTTTTGGCCAGCTCAAGGTGCAAAAGCTCCCGACCTTTCTCAAGTAAAAGAAGCCATAGACGCCATCCTTGCATCTCAAAGAGACAGGAACTCGAGCTCATCAAAGTGA